CCGGTTTTTTAAAAATTTTACTGGTTATAACCTATACCTATAGTCAATATCTATGATTGCATACATCGACGGTAAATTAACTTATAAAGATCCCACCTTTGTTATTATTGAAGTAGGTGGCGTAGGTTATCAAATAAAAATTTCATTAAACACTTATGCTGGTTTAGCAGAAGGGGAACGTTGCAAACTATTCACCTTCCTGCACATTAAAGAAGATGCCCATACGCTCTATGGCTTTAGCGAGATGGCCGAAAAAAATATTTTCCTGCATCTTATTTCTATTTCAGGTGTGGGTCCCAATACCGGGCTCATGATTTTATCCTCTTTAAGCGTAGCCGAAATTCAGCAGGCAATTGTGCGCGAAGATGTGCGCACCATCCAACGGATTAAAGGAATTGGAGCAAAAACCGCTCAGCGATTAATCTTAGAATTAAAAGATAAATTAAAAAAAGATGTACTCGTTGATCAGGCAAACGTTTCGTTTACACCACACAATACCAACCAAAATGAAGCGTTATCTGCATTAATAACCCTAGGCTTTGCTCGAACTGTTGCCGAGAAAACGCTTGATGCCATTATTAAGCGGGAGGGCAACCACCTGACGGTGGAGGAATTGATCAAACTTGCTTTAAAATCTTCCTAAAGTAACATATTTACATTTCGCTTGAATACAAGTACACATCACGTAATTATTGCGTCTGTTGCGGTTGTTACTATGTTTGGCTGGCTTTCTGAGGCCGGAACATTAACCGGGGGTAGCGCTTTAAATATTAATGCGCTCCGCAGTTTAGTAGTTGATACCGTTATTACCGATACCACCACCAGCGAAGGCTATCGGAAATCCAGACGTCCCGACTTTCGGCCGAAAGATCGAGTAGGTGACCCATTTTCTAATCGGACATCCCGCTCTCCTATGTTGCTTAAAAATCCGGATAATGTTGACTTGAACGTTGACTTGGACGATAGCTTGAAATATTTTGAAATTAAGGAGAAAGTAGGCGATCTGAATTTTCGAAATCCTACAATAATGACGTACGAAGAGTACACCAAATTTCAACAGCAACAAGCCATCCGGAATTATTGGCGGAGCAAAGCCGAGGGAGGTGTAACCGGAGAAAAAGCTTCTGGGCGTTCTTTACTGAGCCCTAAAATACCTGTAGTTAGCCCCTTGTTCGATCGTATTTTTGGTGGCAACTTTGTCGATATTCAAACAAATGGAAATGCCGGATTAAAATTTGGCGCCCGGTTTAACCGTAACTTTAACCAATCGCTCCCGCTGCGCCGGCAACGGACTGGCGACTTTGAATTTGATCAAAATTTAGCTATTAACGTAACCGGCCGGATTGGTGAAAAACTTAAACTTAATTTTAACTGGGATACCAAAGCTAACTTTGAGTTTGAGAATAACATTAAAATGGATTATACCGGCTATGAGGAAGAAATTATCCGGAAGATTGAAGCTGGTAACGTTAGTTTGCCTTTAAATAACAGTTTGGTTACTGGTGCCCAAAACTTGTTTGGGGTAAAGGCCCAGTTACAGTTCGGTAAATTAGGGGTAACCACGGTTATGTCGAATGTGCGGGGCCGCACGGATCAGATTAATATTCAGAATGGAGCACAGAACCGGCCTTTTGAAATAAAAATAGACCAATACGAGCGCGACCGGCATTATT
The sequence above is a segment of the Adhaeribacter swui genome. Coding sequences within it:
- the ruvA gene encoding Holliday junction branch migration protein RuvA — encoded protein: MIAYIDGKLTYKDPTFVIIEVGGVGYQIKISLNTYAGLAEGERCKLFTFLHIKEDAHTLYGFSEMAEKNIFLHLISISGVGPNTGLMILSSLSVAEIQQAIVREDVRTIQRIKGIGAKTAQRLILELKDKLKKDVLVDQANVSFTPHNTNQNEALSALITLGFARTVAEKTLDAIIKREGNHLTVEELIKLALKSS